One region of Oligoflexus sp. genomic DNA includes:
- a CDS encoding alpha/beta hydrolase family protein, protein MRLNTRMLAVMGMLVGPAFGVMASENCEVRSGCNAAALCAAPEDTSAAGAWTVGARTVNIKGLTVEVWYPAEGNASLAALPKEYDMRLWLPSKEQKKIPDDKVPEQVCDCYADLPFDAEHGPYPVVLFAHGTGAFRTQTLSLMTHLASRGFVVLAADHPGLYLGDLLQFKFGAKVTTDLQTVLNALKSNAPELSFLQKKVALNHIGLIGHSAGGNAVSSLSGLEGVEFVVPMAAGGTQNGPDLKGSLIMGALNDKVVAYSRQQSGFAQSPSPKRLVGIANAGHLAFSDLCALKNKDGEDMVAVAQKYKIANAGFATGLWDGCADGQLDPAQAKVIVNYAVAAGAEEVLQCVDRTDSFKSLKGRYKDVSEYKEAL, encoded by the coding sequence ATGCGTTTGAACACCCGTATGCTTGCGGTGATGGGAATGCTTGTGGGGCCTGCGTTTGGCGTCATGGCCAGTGAGAATTGCGAAGTCAGATCCGGCTGCAATGCAGCGGCCCTTTGCGCAGCTCCAGAGGACACCAGCGCGGCTGGTGCATGGACCGTCGGTGCCCGCACAGTGAATATCAAAGGCCTGACGGTCGAAGTCTGGTATCCGGCAGAGGGCAATGCGTCGCTGGCTGCATTGCCGAAGGAATACGACATGCGCCTCTGGCTTCCGAGCAAGGAGCAGAAAAAAATTCCGGATGACAAGGTTCCCGAGCAGGTATGCGACTGCTATGCGGATCTGCCTTTTGATGCGGAGCATGGCCCTTACCCCGTTGTGCTCTTCGCGCACGGCACCGGCGCCTTCCGCACGCAAACGCTCTCGCTCATGACCCACCTCGCCAGCCGCGGGTTTGTGGTCCTGGCTGCGGATCATCCTGGCCTTTACCTTGGCGATCTTCTGCAATTTAAATTTGGAGCCAAGGTCACCACCGACCTTCAGACTGTTTTGAATGCGCTGAAGTCCAATGCCCCGGAACTCAGCTTCCTTCAGAAAAAAGTTGCGCTGAATCACATCGGCCTTATCGGTCACAGCGCAGGTGGTAACGCCGTATCGAGCCTTTCGGGCCTGGAAGGCGTGGAATTCGTCGTGCCGATGGCGGCGGGTGGAACGCAGAATGGACCCGATCTGAAGGGTTCTCTGATCATGGGCGCTTTGAATGATAAAGTCGTGGCCTATAGCCGTCAGCAAAGTGGCTTCGCGCAATCCCCCAGTCCCAAACGTCTGGTTGGAATCGCCAACGCTGGACACCTGGCCTTCTCCGATCTTTGCGCGCTGAAAAACAAGGATGGTGAGGATATGGTCGCCGTGGCCCAGAAATATAAGATCGCCAATGCCGGCTTTGCCACCGGCCTTTGGGATGGCTGCGCAGACGGACAGCTCGATCCCGCTCAAGCCAAAGTCATCGTGAATTATGCGGTGGCCGCCGGAGCGGAAGAGGTGCTTCAGTGCGTGGATCGCACCGACTCCTTCAAAAGCCTGAAAGGCCGTTACAAGGACGTGAGCGAGTACAAGGAAGCCCTCTGA
- a CDS encoding VOC family protein yields the protein MIQVHPYLFFNGNCREAMTFYHKHIGGDLQVMTYADIPGGEFPPGLGHYVMHGALTQGSLMIMASDSMGQGQPIVFGSSVQLTLSVDTVADAERLFKALGDGGSVDMPLEETFWAKRFGSVTDRFGIKWMINFEGK from the coding sequence ATGATTCAAGTTCATCCCTATCTCTTTTTTAATGGCAACTGCCGCGAGGCCATGACCTTCTATCATAAGCACATCGGTGGGGACCTGCAGGTGATGACCTATGCAGACATCCCAGGTGGTGAGTTTCCTCCTGGTCTTGGTCACTACGTCATGCATGGGGCGCTGACCCAAGGCAGCCTCATGATCATGGCGTCCGACAGCATGGGTCAGGGGCAGCCGATTGTGTTTGGATCGTCGGTTCAGCTCACGCTCAGTGTCGACACCGTGGCCGATGCCGAACGCCTCTTCAAGGCCTTGGGTGATGGCGGGAGCGTGGATATGCCGCTTGAAGAAACATTCTGGGCGAAACGATTTGGGTCGGTGACGGATCGTTTCGGGATCAAATGGATGATCAATTTCGAAGGCAAATAA